The proteins below are encoded in one region of Halalkalicoccus jeotgali B3:
- a CDS encoding competence/damage-inducible protein A — protein sequence MEVAILTVGDEVLAGDTPNTNATWLASELTDRGATVARILTVPDEHDLIVETLRRWGERFDAVIVTGGLGGTHDDVTADALAAAFGRELVVDDAVREDVLETVAAYREENPETVAAHDVEIDVDAWAALPEGSRVLLNPEGLCPGCVLENVYAFPGVPDEMKALFSGVVAEFGGETVTRTLYTPQPEGSMLDALAGVRERFDVAVGSYPATEGQNRLKLSGTDPEAVAGAVEWLRGRVEIAEE from the coding sequence ATGGAAGTCGCCATCCTCACCGTCGGTGACGAGGTGCTCGCGGGGGACACCCCGAACACGAACGCGACGTGGCTCGCAAGCGAACTCACGGATCGCGGCGCGACCGTCGCCCGGATCCTGACCGTCCCCGACGAGCACGACCTCATCGTCGAGACCCTCCGGCGGTGGGGCGAGCGCTTCGACGCCGTGATCGTCACCGGCGGGCTGGGCGGGACCCACGACGACGTGACCGCGGACGCGTTGGCGGCGGCGTTCGGTCGGGAACTCGTCGTCGACGACGCCGTCCGCGAGGACGTCCTCGAGACGGTCGCGGCCTACCGGGAGGAAAACCCCGAGACGGTGGCCGCCCACGACGTCGAGATCGACGTCGACGCATGGGCGGCCCTCCCCGAGGGGAGTCGCGTCCTGTTGAACCCCGAGGGGCTCTGTCCAGGCTGTGTTCTAGAGAACGTCTACGCGTTTCCGGGCGTCCCCGACGAGATGAAGGCGCTGTTTTCGGGGGTCGTCGCGGAGTTCGGTGGCGAGACGGTCACGAGAACGCTCTATACGCCCCAGCCCGAGGGGTCGATGCTCGACGCGCTTGCGGGCGTCCGGGAACGCTTCGACGTGGCGGTGGGGAGCTACCCGGCGACCGAGGGGCAGAACCGCCTCAAGCTGTCGGGAACCGACCCCGAGGCGGTCGCCGGGGCGGTCGAGTGGCTCCGCGGACGGGTCGAGATCGCCGAGGAGTGA
- a CDS encoding universal stress protein yields MTDRTVESVLLPLANEDDARQTATALRRYLPSGTTVHALHVIEHTEGGIDPASPSQLEAEAQETFSTLREHLEGTSYDLHQEVRYGTDLVETVFEAAEDLDVTYIVFQPRPSNRLVDLLSGDTARKLITETTRPVLVLPPERT; encoded by the coding sequence ATGACCGATCGGACCGTCGAGTCGGTATTGCTCCCGCTGGCCAACGAGGACGACGCTCGACAGACCGCGACGGCGCTTCGACGGTACCTCCCGTCGGGGACGACCGTCCACGCGCTCCACGTGATCGAACACACCGAGGGCGGGATCGACCCCGCATCCCCCTCGCAACTCGAAGCCGAGGCCCAAGAGACGTTCTCGACGCTCCGGGAGCACCTCGAGGGGACGTCCTACGACCTCCATCAGGAGGTCCGGTACGGGACGGACCTCGTCGAGACCGTCTTCGAGGCCGCCGAGGACCTTGACGTCACCTACATCGTCTTCCAGCCCCGGCCCAGCAACCGCCTCGTCGACCTCCTCTCGGGGGACACCGCCCGAAAGCTGATCACGGAGACGACCCGCCCGGTGCTCGTCTTGCCCCCCGAACGGACCTGA
- a CDS encoding DUF7289 family protein: protein MNVSRRREWRSGERGQSEVIGVVLVLSLTVIGATALAATGAAVLSDSQSNAQLSQAENAMSQMSSKASLVALGDSGSQSFDLGRLDGGTVDVREDAGCVTVYTENATGSNVLYSEPYGAVVATVDGTDVAYQGGGVWRTDGDGSVMVSPPEFHYRSDTLTFPIVRVTGEGRASGAVDGRFTNVNKSSQIYPAGNRHNPLEEGTVIVEIESEYYEAWGRFFDERTAGEVEIDHGNRTVRVELTVPTEERIENAVAVAEPNGITVNGPEKPEPYREGVQYPSADSAIDGRVEACTDPDGECVELTGETTITGEDGETTRYYASDGTPPDDLTVETNGGDVELVVDGVFEPDGLSVEGDGTVSVYVTEGFSLAGNSGANVGGDAAQLRIYLHSETTMSSQRGTPSFTGVLYAPSTDVDLSGNTDFEGALIAKTLHINGKAGNFEYDEALAEIAIEITPSQDPIRYLHVTDNEVGVELR, encoded by the coding sequence ATGAACGTGTCGCGGCGCCGAGAGTGGCGATCGGGCGAACGCGGGCAGTCCGAGGTGATCGGCGTCGTGTTGGTGCTCTCGTTGACGGTGATCGGTGCGACCGCGCTCGCGGCGACGGGCGCCGCGGTGCTTTCCGACTCCCAGTCGAACGCCCAGCTCTCGCAGGCCGAGAACGCGATGTCCCAGATGAGTTCGAAGGCTAGTCTGGTCGCGCTCGGCGACTCCGGAAGCCAGTCGTTCGATCTGGGACGGCTCGACGGCGGGACGGTCGATGTCCGCGAGGACGCCGGTTGTGTGACGGTGTACACGGAGAACGCGACCGGATCGAACGTGCTGTACTCCGAACCCTACGGCGCGGTCGTCGCGACCGTCGATGGGACGGACGTGGCCTATCAGGGCGGGGGCGTCTGGCGGACGGACGGCGACGGGAGCGTGATGGTCTCGCCGCCGGAGTTTCACTATCGGTCGGACACGCTGACGTTCCCGATCGTTCGCGTGACCGGCGAGGGACGGGCGAGCGGGGCCGTGGACGGGCGGTTCACGAACGTCAACAAGAGCAGTCAGATCTATCCCGCCGGGAACCGCCACAACCCCCTCGAAGAGGGGACGGTGATCGTCGAGATCGAGAGCGAGTACTACGAGGCGTGGGGACGGTTTTTCGACGAGCGGACCGCCGGCGAGGTCGAGATCGACCACGGGAACCGGACGGTGCGGGTCGAACTCACCGTTCCGACCGAGGAGCGCATCGAGAACGCCGTCGCCGTCGCCGAACCGAACGGCATCACGGTAAACGGCCCCGAGAAACCGGAACCCTACCGCGAGGGAGTTCAGTACCCTTCGGCGGATTCGGCGATCGACGGACGGGTCGAGGCGTGTACCGACCCCGACGGCGAATGCGTGGAGTTGACGGGCGAGACGACGATCACCGGCGAGGACGGGGAGACGACCCGGTACTACGCGAGCGACGGGACGCCCCCCGACGACCTGACGGTCGAAACGAACGGCGGGGACGTCGAACTCGTCGTTGACGGCGTCTTCGAGCCGGACGGCCTCTCGGTCGAGGGCGACGGGACCGTCTCCGTATACGTCACCGAAGGGTTCTCGCTCGCCGGCAACTCCGGGGCGAACGTCGGCGGGGATGCCGCCCAGTTGCGGATCTACCTCCATTCCGAGACCACCATGTCGTCCCAGAGGGGGACCCCGTCGTTCACCGGTGTGCTCTACGCGCCGAGCACGGACGTCGACCTGAGCGGGAACACCGATTTCGAGGGCGCGCTGATCGCCAAAACCCTCCATATCAACGGCAAGGCGGGCAACTTCGAGTACGACGAAGCCCTCGCGGAGATCGCGATCGAGATCACCCCCTCGCAGGACCCGATCAGATACCTCCACGTGACCGACAACGAGGTCGGTGTCGAACTCCGGTAG
- a CDS encoding DUF7261 family protein: MAALSRPTAERGQLILVTGLTIAVVLVALVVLLNTVIYTENLATRGVDAGGADALEYRAAVVGSVSELIAAENERYYEGNLPVAGVENGTETINRTLSERHLARGAVAETTSEIHEGSPIDWEIESRAFAESGSNATVARNVTDMERFVLTIESVEPATGSEDPFRLVVGDWVLTIAVETTPDTEDARIAIEANGSSWTFARPSNATPVKVDLGNGTIDGREAAFDLPTEPNEIRYENADRVTGSYDFRATGPTTVESVDLAIHYRTAELEYTTETTVQAGESA, encoded by the coding sequence ATGGCGGCTCTGAGCCGCCCGACGGCCGAGCGGGGCCAGTTGATCCTCGTGACCGGGTTGACGATCGCCGTGGTGCTGGTCGCGCTGGTCGTCCTGTTGAACACGGTCATCTATACGGAGAACCTGGCGACCCGTGGCGTCGACGCGGGCGGCGCCGACGCGCTCGAGTACCGGGCGGCCGTCGTCGGGTCGGTGAGCGAGTTGATCGCCGCGGAAAACGAACGCTATTACGAGGGGAACCTGCCGGTCGCGGGCGTCGAGAACGGTACCGAGACCATCAACAGGACGCTCTCGGAGCGCCACCTCGCCCGCGGTGCGGTCGCCGAGACGACCTCCGAGATCCACGAGGGGTCACCGATCGACTGGGAGATCGAATCCCGGGCGTTCGCCGAGAGCGGATCCAACGCGACCGTGGCGAGGAACGTAACCGACATGGAGCGGTTCGTCCTGACGATCGAGTCGGTCGAACCCGCGACCGGTTCGGAGGACCCGTTCCGACTGGTCGTGGGCGACTGGGTGCTGACGATCGCCGTCGAGACGACGCCGGATACGGAGGACGCCCGGATCGCGATCGAGGCCAACGGGAGCTCGTGGACCTTCGCGCGCCCCTCCAACGCGACCCCGGTCAAGGTGGATCTCGGAAACGGGACGATCGACGGGCGAGAGGCCGCGTTCGATCTCCCCACCGAACCGAACGAGATCCGATACGAGAACGCCGACCGGGTGACGGGCTCGTACGACTTCCGGGCGACGGGGCCGACCACCGTCGAAAGTGTGGACCTCGCGATCCACTATCGGACCGCGGAACTCGAATACACCACCGAAACGACCGTGCAGGCGGGTGAGTCGGCGTGA
- a CDS encoding MATE family efflux transporter, which yields MSRVPNPVALLIRWVGLALSRAGLIDRHRARRITDLAWPRVVTGIARMSKNAVDVAMVGIAAGSGAIAGVGFAGSYWGLAFAIGGGVAGGTIALVSQSFGADADRELGRAVRSSVLLVVVLTLPITAGLWAFSTELLDLISNDPEAIELGSRYLRVVSVGVPFAALNLIGSRVLVGADDAYTAMLARAGGAVVNVGLNAVLIFGLDMGVVGAAVGTVLSNVVVAGAFATGLVAGRAPGLGRFPVTVSPTGPYLDIGMVRQLVSIGLPVMGRNLAWRLADFPLLAIVDVFGQDTAAAYVIARRIWGIMNTPGWGFGLASSSLVGQELGEDDERTAEAYGREIVRFAVAVYAVSALLVFAFAEPIVLAFVDDPATPTVPIAVSLVYAACVATILQGVSKGAAGPLDASGDTRWPFYSQAIGMFAFSIPLAYLGATTSLGLWGLYLAFVAETAVPAAINYHRFATGKWKVISRSYGPRSATSSD from the coding sequence GTGAGCCGCGTTCCGAACCCCGTTGCACTACTCATCCGTTGGGTCGGGCTGGCGCTCTCGCGGGCCGGTCTGATCGATCGCCACCGCGCCCGCCGGATCACCGACCTGGCGTGGCCCCGAGTAGTGACGGGCATCGCCCGAATGTCGAAAAACGCCGTCGACGTCGCGATGGTCGGGATCGCCGCCGGCTCGGGTGCGATCGCCGGCGTCGGGTTCGCGGGCTCGTACTGGGGGCTCGCCTTCGCGATCGGGGGCGGGGTCGCCGGCGGGACGATCGCGCTGGTCTCCCAGTCGTTCGGGGCCGACGCCGACCGGGAGCTCGGGCGGGCGGTCCGCTCGAGCGTCCTGTTGGTCGTCGTCCTCACCCTCCCGATCACCGCCGGCCTGTGGGCGTTCTCGACCGAACTGCTCGATCTGATCAGCAACGACCCCGAGGCGATCGAACTCGGGAGCCGGTACCTGCGGGTCGTCTCGGTGGGAGTGCCCTTCGCGGCGCTGAACCTGATCGGCAGTCGCGTGCTCGTGGGGGCCGACGACGCCTACACCGCGATGCTCGCGCGGGCGGGCGGGGCGGTCGTCAACGTCGGGCTCAACGCCGTGTTGATCTTCGGGCTCGACATGGGCGTCGTCGGTGCGGCCGTCGGGACCGTGCTCTCGAACGTGGTCGTCGCGGGGGCGTTCGCGACGGGACTGGTCGCCGGCCGAGCCCCCGGGCTGGGTCGGTTCCCCGTCACCGTCTCGCCGACCGGCCCGTACCTCGATATCGGGATGGTCCGCCAGCTCGTCTCGATCGGCCTGCCGGTGATGGGCCGGAACCTCGCCTGGCGGCTGGCGGACTTCCCGCTGCTGGCGATCGTCGACGTCTTCGGCCAGGACACCGCCGCCGCGTACGTCATCGCGCGGCGGATCTGGGGGATCATGAACACGCCCGGCTGGGGCTTCGGGCTTGCGTCCTCTAGTCTCGTCGGCCAGGAACTAGGGGAGGACGACGAGCGCACCGCCGAGGCCTACGGCCGGGAGATCGTCCGTTTCGCGGTCGCAGTCTATGCGGTCTCGGCGCTGTTGGTCTTCGCGTTCGCCGAGCCGATCGTGCTGGCGTTCGTCGACGATCCCGCCACCCCGACGGTGCCGATCGCCGTGTCGCTGGTCTATGCGGCCTGCGTCGCCACGATCCTTCAGGGCGTCTCGAAGGGCGCGGCCGGGCCGCTCGACGCCAGCGGCGACACGCGCTGGCCCTTCTATAGCCAGGCGATCGGAATGTTCGCCTTCTCGATCCCGCTCGCGTATCTCGGCGCGACGACGTCGCTTGGCCTCTGGGGGCTGTATCTCGCGTTCGTCGCCGAGACCGCCGTGCCGGCCGCGATCAACTATCACCGCTTTGCGACCGGCAAATGGAAGGTCATCAGCCGCTCGTACGGGCCGCGAAGCGCCACGAGCAGCGATTAG
- a CDS encoding DUF7287 family protein gives MSERAQTGMDFLVGMTVFLIAVGFVFAFVPTMFDPFTGHGVDDDLVADRSAAQLAEDTLVSHPTTPNLLETTETEAFFETCPIESELGIDGRNARIAIGSGDDPAVVNGTALTCGEEPPPGASVSISQRLVSIGGENHRLTVEVW, from the coding sequence ATGAGCGAGCGCGCACAGACGGGGATGGATTTCTTGGTCGGGATGACCGTCTTCCTGATCGCGGTCGGGTTCGTCTTCGCGTTCGTCCCGACGATGTTCGACCCCTTTACCGGCCACGGCGTGGACGACGATCTCGTCGCCGACCGCAGCGCCGCACAGCTAGCGGAGGATACCCTCGTTTCGCATCCGACGACGCCGAACCTGCTTGAGACGACTGAAACGGAGGCGTTCTTCGAGACCTGTCCGATCGAATCGGAACTCGGGATCGACGGACGAAACGCGCGGATCGCGATCGGATCGGGCGACGATCCAGCGGTAGTGAACGGAACGGCATTGACCTGTGGCGAAGAGCCGCCACCGGGCGCGTCGGTGTCGATCTCCCAGCGTCTCGTCTCGATCGGCGGGGAGAACCACCGCCTCACGGTGGAGGTGTGGTAG
- a CDS encoding DUF7288 family protein → MRAQAHTLEAFVAALILVAGLVFASQATAVTPLSASTSNQHLENQHRAVANDLLAVTAENGSLREAVVHWNETTGFVASSEERAYYTTTPPAENPLSQTLSTFLADRQLAYNVDVRYRSDSGSTGWNTQPMVVMGSPSDNAVSATRTVVLYDSTELGGNETASKTLAEAEDEFYAADIDPDSQVYTVVEVRIVVWRL, encoded by the coding sequence GTGCGCGCACAGGCCCACACCCTCGAAGCGTTCGTCGCCGCCCTGATCCTCGTCGCCGGGCTCGTCTTCGCGAGTCAGGCGACCGCCGTGACGCCCCTGTCTGCGAGTACGTCGAACCAGCACCTCGAGAACCAACACCGAGCCGTCGCGAACGACCTGCTCGCGGTGACCGCCGAGAACGGCTCGCTTCGCGAGGCGGTCGTCCACTGGAACGAAACCACGGGATTCGTCGCCTCCTCCGAGGAGCGGGCCTACTACACCACCACACCTCCTGCCGAGAACCCGCTCTCGCAGACTCTCTCGACGTTCCTCGCCGACCGCCAGCTGGCGTACAACGTCGACGTGAGATACCGGAGCGACTCCGGATCGACAGGGTGGAACACACAGCCGATGGTCGTGATGGGCTCGCCAAGCGACAACGCCGTCTCGGCGACGCGGACGGTCGTTCTCTACGACTCGACGGAACTCGGTGGCAACGAAACGGCGTCGAAAACGCTGGCTGAAGCCGAGGACGAGTTCTACGCGGCCGACATCGACCCGGACAGCCAGGTGTACACCGTCGTGGAGGTGAGGATCGTCGTATGGCGGCTCTGA
- a CDS encoding DUF7266 family protein: MSDRGVSVTVNYVLTLAITALLLSGLFVAAGSLMQSQSERAIQNQLDVLGERLAADLASADRLAQSAEGEAASVRLTVALPRRVAGAGYAIEIAPDPESEHVELTLTTSDPAVESTTRVATAHDVTVPSRLRGGDLRIEYASGSERLEVTSA; encoded by the coding sequence GTGAGCGACCGCGGGGTGTCGGTCACCGTTAACTACGTGCTGACGCTTGCCATCACGGCGTTGCTGTTGAGCGGGCTGTTCGTCGCCGCGGGGTCGCTGATGCAGTCCCAGTCCGAACGCGCGATCCAGAACCAACTCGACGTCCTCGGGGAGCGACTCGCCGCCGACCTCGCGAGCGCGGATCGACTAGCCCAGAGCGCGGAGGGCGAGGCCGCCAGCGTCCGGCTCACGGTCGCGCTGCCGCGTCGAGTCGCGGGGGCCGGATACGCGATCGAGATCGCCCCCGATCCCGAGAGCGAGCACGTCGAACTCACCCTCACAACGAGCGATCCGGCGGTCGAATCCACGACCCGGGTCGCGACGGCCCACGACGTGACTGTGCCGTCGCGACTCCGTGGCGGAGACCTCCGTATCGAGTACGCCTCCGGGAGCGAGCGACTGGAGGTCACCTCCGCATGA
- a CDS encoding DUF7289 family protein, with protein sequence MSDDRAVSEVLGFVLTFSLITMTIALVFTAGFGGLQDAQHTERVTNVERAFEVLGTNVEEVHLDGAPSRSTEMRLSGGTLAHGEPVRVTVEWGENSENSSTFETYPLVYRNGDTEIAYELGGIVRTDGDHGVMLGGPPLIVGERSTLPLLVTTTPGDRASIAGQRTVLVTSSHQRTQLHVVRSEEPVTVVIESPRADVWERYLDRSELEPNRTGDTVEFTIDCESTVDCEYTSVSVTWVRLRLR encoded by the coding sequence ATGAGCGACGACCGGGCGGTCAGCGAGGTCCTCGGCTTCGTCCTCACGTTCTCGCTGATCACGATGACGATCGCGCTCGTCTTCACCGCCGGGTTCGGCGGGCTACAGGACGCACAGCACACCGAACGGGTCACCAACGTCGAGCGGGCCTTCGAAGTACTCGGGACGAATGTCGAGGAAGTCCACCTGGATGGTGCGCCGAGCCGGTCGACCGAGATGCGTCTCTCGGGCGGGACGCTCGCCCACGGCGAGCCGGTACGAGTCACGGTCGAGTGGGGTGAGAACAGTGAGAACAGTTCTACGTTCGAAACGTACCCGCTGGTCTATCGGAACGGCGATACGGAGATCGCCTACGAACTCGGCGGTATCGTTCGCACCGACGGCGATCACGGCGTGATGCTGGGTGGGCCGCCGCTGATCGTCGGCGAGCGCTCGACCCTGCCCTTGCTGGTGACGACGACGCCCGGCGACCGGGCGTCGATCGCTGGCCAGCGGACGGTGTTGGTGACGAGTTCCCACCAGCGGACGCAACTCCACGTCGTGAGGAGCGAGGAGCCCGTCACCGTCGTGATCGAGTCGCCGCGTGCGGACGTCTGGGAGCGCTACCTGGACCGGTCGGAACTGGAGCCCAATCGAACCGGGGACACGGTCGAGTTCACCATCGACTGCGAGTCCACCGTCGACTGCGAGTACACGTCCGTCTCGGTCACGTGGGTCCGGTTGCGACTCCGGTAG